Within the Luteimonas sp. JM171 genome, the region GTACCCCGACCGGCCCCCTGGGCACCGTGGGCGCCACCACCCGCGGCATCAGCGGGCATGTGACCGGCGCGCTCTCCAATCTTCCGTTCGGCAAGTCCGGGCAGGGCGGGCCGTGACCATGCGCGGCATCACGGGGGCGTTCATGCTGATGATCGCGCTGTCCATGCAGGCGCTGCCCGCGCACGCGCAGCAGGCCGGCGACGACTACGCCGACATGCTCCAGTACCTGGCTGAGACCCGCATCGGCGACGACGTGCTGGCCGGCGCCAGCGGCGCCATCGCGGTCAACATCGCCGCCGGCGATCTCAACCAGCAGGCCAACCTGCGCAGCATCGCGATCGGCGAATACGCCCAGGCGTCGAGCGTCGCGCTGCAGCGCCACCACACCGACGTGGCGACGGCGCCGGACCACGCCATCGCCGTCATTTCAGGCAACGCCCTGCAGGGCGCGGGCGGCCTGGCATCGATCAACCAGGCCAGCGGCACCGGCAATGCGGAACTCAACGCAGTGACGGTGGCGCTGGCGCAACGGGGCATACGCGAGACCCCCGACGCGCTGTTGGCGTCGGCGGACTTTGCGTCGGCAGGAGTGCAAGCCATCTCCGAACCAGGGGCCGCAGGAACGCATACCCGAGAGGTGGGCGTTGATGGGTCCGCCTTGCAAGGGTTCGACGGGGTTCTGCAGCTCAACCAGGCCGCGGGTGTCGCCAATGCCACGGAGAACAGGTTGCTGATCTCCGTGCAGGGCGGCGGCCCCGGCATTTGATCCAAGAAGGAAAACACCAGGAGACGATCATGAAAGGCAATTTGAAGATCACGGCCCTTGCAGCCGCCGTCGCGAGCTTCGCGATGGGCACTGCCGCGGCGCAGGTGGCGCCGCCGGATGTCACCACCGCGGTCGACACCGACATCTACATCTGGGGCGATGTCGAAGCCGTGGGTGAAGTGGCGGTGGGCGGCGAGGTGAACGTTGGCGGCGACGTCAACTTCGACATCAACTACGAGCAGAACGACGTCGTCAACCGCAACGTCAACCTCAACGACGACCGCAGCTACACCGAAGACATCAACGTCGCGGTCAACGACACCCTCAACTACACGACCAACCTGACCGAGGACCTGAGCTACTCGTCCGACATCTCCGAGGACCTGAGCTACACGTCCGAGATCAACGAGGACATCAACTACACCGCCGACTTCGCCGAGAGCCATACGCTCACGACGAACGAATCGCACAACCTGGAGACCAACGAGGTCAGCTCCAACATCGTGCGCAACGAGTACGGCCGCACCGACATCCGGGGCGAGCGCGACGAGCACGGCGTGAGCGTGCAGATCGACAAGTCGCTGTCGCTGAGCTCGGACATCGCCTTCAGCGGCGACCCGACCATCAGCGGCGACATCGAGCTGGATTCGGCGGCGATCGCAGTGGTCGACAACCGCCAGTCCAACACCGGCAACGTTGGCCTGAACGACATGCTCACCAATGACGCGTCGGCCGGTGACGACACCGCTTCGGGCGCGTCGGGCAACCTCCAGTTCAACATCGCCGCCGGCGACAACAACGTGCAGGACAACGCCGCGGCGCTTGCCGCCGCCGACGCCGGCTTCTCCTTCGGCCTCGCCGATGCCGAGATCTTCGTCAACCAGTACGGCTCGGGCAACACCACCGTCAACGAGGGCGTGACCAACAGCGCCGCCGTTTCCGGTGCGGCCTTTGACGGCGCCTCGGGCAACATCGGCGTCAACATCGCGTCGGGCAACAACAACATGCAGAAGAACGCGATGACGTCCTCGGTTGCCACCGCCGCCTATGCGCAGGCCTCGGTGAGCTCCAACCAGGTGTCCTCCGGCAACATCGTGACCAACACCGGCATCGTCGAAGAGATGACCGATTCGGTCGACGTCGCCCTGAGCGGAACCATCAGCGGCAGCATCGAGGGTTCGGCCACCGGCAGCTACGGCGGTTCCTCGGCCGGCGGCTACTCGGGTTCGGGCAACTCGTACCAGAGCAGCAACTTCTACGCCGACATCTGGGAAGGCGAGGAGCACCCGACCGGGCCCGCCATGGGCCACGCCGACTTCGACATCGAGAGCCAGGGCGCGGTCGAGAACCCGTTCCAGGACGGCGTCGGCGGCCTGGGCTTCGACAACGTCGAGTCCGGCAGCTACGAGGGCAGCGAGCAGGGCGAACTGTCGTTCGACGAGCTCTCCTTCGCCGACCTGCAGGCCAGCCTAGCCGGCACCGTTTCCACCACCCAGTGGATCATCCGCGATGCGACCAACACCGCGGCCCTGTCCGGCAGCGCCTTCTCCGGCGCCTCGGGCAACATCGGTGTGAACCTGGCCGCCGGCGCCGGCAACATGCAGGCCAACAGCCTGTCCATGGCCGTCGCGCAGCCGGGTAACGGCGAAGCCCCGCCCCCGAGCAACGGTAACGGCGGCGGTAACGGTGAGTAAGAACGCACCCTGAGGGTGCACGAGGTTTCCCGGCCTTTCCCCTGTGGCCGGGATTCAATGGAAGCCCCGCTCCGCCTCCCCCGCGGAGCGGGGCCTTCCTTCGGAAAAGGAAGACCAGATGATCAGGACACGGCCGCACTGGAACCTGGCAAGGCCCCTGGGGGCGATGCTTGCGCTCGCCGGAGGCCTGGCCGCACTCGCCGCTCCAGGCGCGTACGCCGCGGACATCCAGTTCGCCGGCGTGCTGCCCAACGGGGCGATGTTCACCAAGTCGGTCGAGAGCATGACCGAGAGCCGGTTCCGGCACCTGGTGCGGCAGGAGACCGACTACAGCTGCGGGGCCGCGGCGCTCGCCACCATCCTGCGCTACGCCTATCGGCTCGACGCCGACGAGGCCACGGTGATCGAAGGGATGATGATGGTGTCCGAGCCGGAGATCGTCCGCGAGCGCGGCTTCTCCCTGCTCGACATCAAGAACTACGTGGAATCACTGGGCATGCGCGGGCGCGGCTACCGGGTGGACGAGGAGCGGCTGCGCAGCCTGCGGGTGCCCGCGATCGTGCTGATGGACGTGGCCGGGTTCCGCCACTTCGTGGTGCTCAAGCAGGTCATGGGCGACACCGTGGAGATCGGGGACCCGATGCTGGGCAACCGCAGCGTCCCGTTCGACGAATTCATGGAAGGGTGGCCGTCGCGGGCCGTGTTCGTCGTGATAGGCAGTGACTTCGACCGCAACACCGTGCTGCTTGATCCGCCTTCGCGCCCGAGCGCCAAGGCCCTGTATGCACGGCAGGGTCCGCTGACCGACGCCGAGCTGCTGGATTTCGGCTTCACCCACGCGGACCTGTTCTGACAGGAACAACGACATGAACGCAATCCATTCGCTGGCGCGCACGCTGCTCCTGGGGGCACTGCTGTGCGCTGCGCCGGCGCTGGCGCAGGAGGCCCCGGCGCCAACCGCGCGCGGCCTGACCGAGATTCCCGACAGCGAGCTGGGCCTGATGCGCGGCCGCTTCGTCGCCGGCGACAACCAGGTCCTGTGGTTCGGGGTGTCGATGATCTCCAGCTGGCAGACCAGCTCAGGGCAGCTGCTGCAGGGCCGGCTCGACATCGGCTTCGACTTCAGCGACGGCCAGCCGGTGCTGAGCTTCAGTCCCAACGTCGTGCTCACCGACGAGCACGCGCCCATGCCGGTGCCATCGGGCCAGCGCAGCGTCGAGAGCGCCGGGCTGCAGAACGTGGCGGGCCTGGTGCAGGGGGTGCAGGTGGCCGGCGACGGCAACGCCGCCAGCAATGTGACCTCGCTGAGCCTGCGCGACGGCGAGGCGCCCGGCGCGGGCACCCCCGCCGGCCTGTCGCAGGGAAGCCTCGACCGGCATTCCGGGCCGGCGAGCGCGCGCGTGCAGTTCGACCGCAATGGCGCCGGCGTGAAGCTCGAAGTGGCCGGCCATGGCACGGCCGAACAGTGGATCCGGTCGGGCAGCCTGGGCCAGAGCATCCGCCTGCTGAGCGATGGCCAGGCGGTCCGCAACCAGCTGCACCTGGACATGGTGCGCCAGTCGCTTCCCGCCACAGCAATGCTCAACCAGAACGTGGCCCAGGCCCTGGTGACCACACGCGGCATCGGCGGTCCCTGATGCGTTCCGGGGGGAACAACCAGGACCAGGGTCGATCGCAGGGAGCGGCCCGGCCGGCTGTGCGCGCGGCACCGCTCACCTTCGCCCTGGCCGCCGCGCTGGCGTGCACCGCCGCGCCGGCGATCGCCCAGGACGCCCGGCCCGCGGGCGAGGAGCCGGGCGGGCAGGGACAAGCCGCCGCCGGTGAAGCGAGCGCCTCGGAGCGCGCCGAGATGGCCCGCATGATGCAGGAGCTGGCCGCGCTCAAGGCGGCCTATTCGCAGGAGGTCCGCCGGCTGCGCGAACTCGACATGCAGATGCAGGCGCTGCAGGCGCGCATCAGCGGGCGTGCCCCTGCGGCCCCGCAGCCGCAGCAGGCCGCACCCCAGTCCGCGCCGGCGCCAGCTCCCGCCGCCCAAGCGCCGCCGGCGGCCACTGCCCAGGCCCCGGCCCAGGCGCCGCCGCCCGACGCCGGCTATGCCAGCTCGGCCGAGGATGCCGAGCGCGCGCGCGAGGAGGAGGCGCGCAGCGTGTCCGACGTGCGCCAGCAGCAGCAGGCGCTGTTCAACCAGCGCCTGGTGATCGACAACGGCATCAGCTACAACCGCTACGATCGCAAGCAGCTCACCCTCAACGGCTTCCTTGCCCTGGATGCGATCTTCCTGGGCAACATCGCGATCGAGAACGTCGAGTCCGATACCTTCACCTATAACCTGGCGCTGCGCTGGGGCGTGTCCCCGCGCCTGACCCTGAACCTGGACGTGCCGTGGATCTGGCGGCGCACCGTGTACCAGAAGGGCGGCGCGGGCGGTGCGGCCGCCGTGATCGCGCAGTCCCATACCAGCGGCTCGGGCCTGGGCGACGTCACCGCCAGTGCCAACTACCGCCTGTTTACCGAAAGCAGCTTCCTGCCCGAGGCCGTGCTCACCCTTGGCGTGACCGCGCCCACGGGCCGCGAGCCGTATGGGATTCCCTGGCGCGTGCTCGAGCGCGACGAGGACGACTTCATCCGCTTCGCGGTGCCCGAGGAGCAGCCCACCGGCAACGGCGTGTGGCAGGCCTCGGCGAGCCTGTCGGCGGTCAAGGCCACCGAGCCGGCCATCCTGTTCGGGAACGTCGGCTATACGCGCTCGTTTGCCGCCAGCTTCGACGACCTGGACAACAACCCCGCCACGGTCAACCCGGGCAGGGTGCAGCTTGGCCAGGCGTTCACCCTTGGCGCGGGCGTGGCGTTCGCGTTCAACGAGCGCACCAGCCTGAGCATCGCCTACAACAACCGCTTCAACGCCCGCGCGCGTACCCGCTATGACGACGGCGGCGAGTGGACCAAGCTGATCGGCTCGGATGGCAATGCCGCCACCCTGAGCCTGGGCGTGACCCATGCGCTCAGCCCGAGCGCGACGTTCGTGGGGATGCTCGGCATCGGCCTGACGCCCGATGCGCCGGACTTCAGCCTCAACTTCAAGGTCCCCTACACCCTGTAATTGCCGGGGCCAGCCCCCGGCCGGCGGCGCGGGTCAGCGCAGGTCCGGCAGCGACAGCCGGTGCTTGCGGCACAGCCGGTAGATGGTCGGGCGCGAGACGCGCAGCCGGCGCGCGCTGGCGCTGATGTTGAACCCGGTCTCGCGGAGCGTGGCCAGCACCGCCTCACGTTCGGCCTGGGTGCGGGCCTTGTCCAGGCATTCGTCGGACTCGCCCGCCTCCACCCCCAGCTGCAGGTCGGCGGCGGTGATCAGCGGCTGGCGCGCGATCACCGCGGCGCGGCGCACCCGGTTCAGCAGCTCGCGCACGTTGCCCGGCCACGGGTAGTCGCGCAGGGCGCGGCGGGCGCCGGCATCAAAGCCGCGCGCGGTCACCAGGTGCTGGCGGCGGAATTCGGCCAGGAAGCGTCGCGCCAGCAGCTCCACGTCCGCCCCGCGCGCGCGCAGCGGCGGCAGGTGCAGGTGCAGCACGTCCAGGCGGAAATACAGGTCGCGCCGGAAACGGCCCCGCTCGACCGCCTGTTCCAGGTCCACGTGGGTGGCGGCCAGCACCCGCACGTCCACCCGCAGCGACTGGCTGTTGCCCAGCCGTTCCAGGGTGCCTTCCTGCAGCACCCGCAGCAGGTTGGCCTGCGCGTCCGTCGGCAGGTCGCCGATTTCGTCCAGGAAGATGGTGCCGGTGTTGGCGGTCTCGAACAGGCCGATGCGGCGGCTGGCGGCGCCGGTGAAGGCGCCGCGCTCATGACCGAACAGTTCGGCCTGGATCAGGCCGGCCGGCAGCGCGCCGCAGTTGACCGCCACGAAGGGGCCGCGGCGCCGGTCCGAGAGCTCGTGCAGCGCGCGCGCCGCCAGCTCCTTGCCGGTGCCGGTTTCGCCGGTGATCAGCACCGGCAGGTCCACCCCGGCGTAGCGGTGCAGGGTGGCGCGCACGTCGAGCATCGGTCCGCTCCGGCCGACCATGCCGCCATCGTCGTCCGCGCCGGGGGCGCGCCGGTCGAAGCTCGACAGCGCCTGCGCCAGCTGCTGCGGGTTGAACGGGCACACCACCCGCTCGCCACAGGCCTGCAGCACCGGATGCAGGCCCGGCTGGTCGATGTCCGAGTCCGGGGTCAGCGCGATCATCGGCAGCCCGGCATGGTCGATGACCACCTGTCCCAGCGACTCCACGTCCCCGGCCCCGAGTCCGCGCAGGTCAAGCAGCGCCACCACCTTGTCGCCCGCGCGCATGCCCACCTTCGCGCTGCGGCGCGGGTCCACCACGCGCAGCTCCCAGCCGGCGGCGGCAAGCATCTTCTTCTCGTGCGGGGACGGATTTCCAAACCAGATGACGCAGCGTCGCGCGTCGTGATGTGAACTGTCCATGGCTCATCGATCAAGGGGAGCGAAACCCGGCCGGCGGCTCGCCTGGCGTCCGGTGACACGCGTTCGGGGGATTGGCGCGCGCCGTGATGCGGGCTTCAGGGGACGGGCGCAAACGCAGCGCCCGGGCGCATCAGGCCCGGCGATGGCCGGGTGGGGGCAGGCAAGTTGGGGCAGGTGGCGCGCGGCGCTGGCGCGGCGGGTCGGCCGGTGCAGCCGACCGGGGCGGTCGGGATGTGCGGAGTGCCATGGAGTTCCCCCGGGATATTGGTGGGCGCAGGTCCTCGTACCTTTGCGTGCATGGTCAGTAAACGGCGGTGGCGGCCAGAACCGGACAGCGGCCGGCCAGGACACCGGCGCCGGGCCATTCAGCCCCGGTCTCGGGCGGCGCGACACGGGCGTGCCACCATGGCCGCATGCGCATCCGGAACAAACCCCATGGCCCGGCCACCGAAGCCGTCCGCGGGCGCGGCAGCGCATCGTTCGTGGACGGGCGGTTCCAGAAACAGCAGGTGCGGCTGGAAGATGACGGCTGGGACAGCCTGCATGCGCTGGCCGAAGAGCAGGCACCGCGGCTGGAAACCGTGGTCACGGCCGAGCAGGCGCGCACCGTGGTCAGCCGCAACCAGTCGCCGGACATCCGCTTCGACCAGTCGGTCAACCCGTACCGCGGCTGCGAGCACGGCTGCGTCTACTGTTTCGCCCGGCCCTCGCACGCCTACCTGGACCTGTCGCCCGGCTTGGATTTCGAGACCCGGCTGTTCGCCAAAACCAACGCCGCCGAGCGCCTGCGCGCCGAGCTGGCCAAACCTTCCTACCGCTGCTCGCCCATCGCCCTGGGCATCAACACCGACGGCTACCAGCCCATCGAGCGCGACTGGGGCGTGACCCGCCAGCTGCTGGAAGTGCTGGCCGAATGCCGTCACCCGTGCAGCATCGTCACCAAGGGCGCGCTGGTCACCCGCGACCTCGACCTGCTGGCGCCGATGGCCGAGCAGGGCCTGGTGAGCGTGTACCTGTCGATCACCACCCTGGACAACCGCCTCTCGGCGCGGATGGAGCCGCGCGCCGCCGCCCCGCACACGCGCCTGGCCACGGTGCACAAGCTCACCGAGGCCGGGGTGCCGGTGGGGGTGCTGGTGGCACCGGTGGTGCCGGCCATCACCGACAGCGAGCTGGAGGCCATCCTGGAGGCGGCCCGCGAACACGGCGCGCTCTCGGCCAGCTACGTGCTGCTGCGCCTGCCGCACGAGCTCAAGGAGATCTGGCGCGAATGGCTGCAGCTGCACTATCCGGACCGCGCCGCGCATGTGATGAGCCTGGTGCGGCAGATGCGTGGCGGCCGCGATTACGACAGCGCTTTCGGCACCCGCATGCGCGGCCAGGGGCCCTTCGCCGACCTCATCGCCGCGCGTTTTGCCCGCGCCCGGCGCCGGCTGGGCTTCGGCCCGATGCCCGCGCTTGACTGCTCCCGGTTCACGCCGCCGCGGCCCGATTCGCCGCAGGGCGAGCTGTTCTGAGACTGCGGCCGCCTTCACGTCCATTGCACACCCGGCTTGGCTGGAACCCGTAGACTGGAGCCTGAACAACAGGGGTTCCGCGCGATGTGTCCAGTGTCAGACTCCGCGCCGCCGACAACGCCGGCCGGGGAGGGTCTGGCAGAGGTCGAGCGTGCGCTGCAATCGCTGCGCCTGCAGCAGCAGGTGCTTGCCACCGGCATCTCCCACGACCTGCGCGCGCCGCTGCGCGCGATCAGCGCCTATTCGGCGATCCTGGCCGACCAGCATGCCCAAGGGCTTTCGGAGGAAGGCCGCGGCTACGTGCGCCGCATCCGCGAGGCGGCGGCGCGCATGGACCGGCTCATCGAGGGCCTGCTGCAGCTCTCCCATGCCAGCCGCGCGCAGCTGGCCCGCCAGCAGGTCGACCTGAGCCTGCTGGCCGAGTGGAGCCTGGCCGAGGCGCAGGATGCGCACCCGGCGGTGGCGGTGGAAGCCAGCGTGCAGCCCGGCCTGGAGGCCGTGGGTGACGAGCGCCAGCTCAAGCAGCTGTTCGGCCACCTGCTCGACAACGCCCTGCGCTACGCGCGCGATGGCCAGGTCCGCATCGAGATCAGCGGCGCGCGCGAGGGTGATGTCTCGCGGGTGAGCGTGCGCGATTCCGGCCACGGATTCGAGATGCGCTATGCGGCGCGGATCTTCGAGCCCTTCCATCGCCTGCGCGCCACCGAGGACGGCGGCGGCGACGGGCTGGGCCTGGCGATTGCCCACGAGATCGTGCAGCGCCACGGTGGCCGCCTGTGGGTGGAGTCCGAGCCGGGCCGTGGCAGCACGTTCCACGTCGAGCTGCCGGCGCCGCCACCGCGGGAGGCCGCGGCGTGAACGCCGGCGAGATCCTGCTGGTCGAGGACAACCCCGACGACGCCGAGCTGACCCGCATCGCCTTCGCCGAAGCCAGCATCCCCAACCCGCTGGTGGTGGTGCGCGATGGCGCCGAGGCGCTCGACTACATGTTTGCCCGCGGCCAGTGGTCGCACCGCGATCCCGCGGCCCAGCCGGCGCTGGTCCTGCTCGACCTCAACCTGCCCAAGCTCGACGGCCGCGAAGTGCTGCAGGCGATCCGCGGGGATGCCCGCACCCGCGCGCTGCCGGTGGTGGTGCTCACCACCAGCGTCGAGCCGTTCGACGTGGAGGCCAGCTACGCGCTGGGCGTGAACAGCTACATCCGCAAGCCCGTGGATTTCGAGCAGTTCGTGTCGGCGGTGCGGCAGGTGGTGCAGTACTGGCTGGTGCTCAACCAGCCGCGTTCGGCGTAGGGCTGCCGAACAGGCGCTCGGCGCGCTGGAACAGGATCCAGCTGGTGGCGATGAACTTGTCGCCGCCGCGCGGGCGGTTGCCGCGGTGGGTGTGGGTGAAGGCCGTCGGCGCGATCAAGAGGTCGCCGGTGCGCGGCGCCACCTTGCGGCGCTGGAACAGGAATTCCGTTTCGCCTTCCTCGAACCCGTCGTTGAGGTACACCGTCCACAGCAGGTGCCGGTGCAGGGTCTCGCACTGGGGATCGCGCGGATACAGCTCGCAGTGCCAGTACGGGTAGCCGCCCTCGCCGTCGCGGTACCACTGCAGGTTGATCGCGCCCGGGCGCAGGCAGGTGCGCGCCAGCTCGCCCAGCCGGGCGTCGTCCATGGAACTGAAATCTTCCGCCTCAAGCCGCCGCAGCTGGCCGTCCGGGCCGGGCTGCTGCAGCATCAGCGGCGCCACCAGCGCCTGCGGCCAGCGCCGCAGGTAGGCGAGCATCCCGGCGTAGACGGCCACGTTGAGCGCCTGCTCCACGTCGGCCCAGGCGGCGTTGCCCGCCAGCGACAGGTCCCTGCTGTGCTTGAGCTCAGGAAATACGCCCCCACCCACCCGTCCGGGCTGCAGTTCCCGGCTCTCGCGCATGCGCGCAACGATGCTGGCGCAGGCCTGGGCGTCAAGCGCCCCCGGCACCACATGGATGAAGTCGTCGATGTCGGCTGCTGGCATGTCCATGCCGGCAAGCATCGCACGGTCGGCCGGTGGACGGGGGCGGAACGGCACCCCGGGCCGGTTGGCCGACGCGGCGCCTGAGAGGAAGGGTCAGCGCGGAAGGATCTGATACAGGTAGCTGGTCAAGATCCAGGCGTAGGATCCGCGGCCGTTCAGACGCCATTCGTAAGTCCAGCTCTGGTGGATCCCGCCGGATGTGGATTCGATGGTGATGACATCCCCAGGATTCCCCGAAGCGGGCAGCGGCACCGGAGGATTGCTCCCAGGCGATGCGGGGAGCGCGAATGAGGAGTCGGTGCGCGTGTAGGAAACACGAATATCACCCAGTGACCCCAAGCGGCCAATTGCCGCGCCATCTT harbors:
- a CDS encoding adhesin, whose amino-acid sequence is MKGNLKITALAAAVASFAMGTAAAQVAPPDVTTAVDTDIYIWGDVEAVGEVAVGGEVNVGGDVNFDINYEQNDVVNRNVNLNDDRSYTEDINVAVNDTLNYTTNLTEDLSYSSDISEDLSYTSEINEDINYTADFAESHTLTTNESHNLETNEVSSNIVRNEYGRTDIRGERDEHGVSVQIDKSLSLSSDIAFSGDPTISGDIELDSAAIAVVDNRQSNTGNVGLNDMLTNDASAGDDTASGASGNLQFNIAAGDNNVQDNAAALAAADAGFSFGLADAEIFVNQYGSGNTTVNEGVTNSAAVSGAAFDGASGNIGVNIASGNNNMQKNAMTSSVATAAYAQASVSSNQVSSGNIVTNTGIVEEMTDSVDVALSGTISGSIEGSATGSYGGSSAGGYSGSGNSYQSSNFYADIWEGEEHPTGPAMGHADFDIESQGAVENPFQDGVGGLGFDNVESGSYEGSEQGELSFDELSFADLQASLAGTVSTTQWIIRDATNTAALSGSAFSGASGNIGVNLAAGAGNMQANSLSMAVAQPGNGEAPPPSNGNGGGNGE
- a CDS encoding C39 family peptidase; this translates as MLALAGGLAALAAPGAYAADIQFAGVLPNGAMFTKSVESMTESRFRHLVRQETDYSCGAAALATILRYAYRLDADEATVIEGMMMVSEPEIVRERGFSLLDIKNYVESLGMRGRGYRVDEERLRSLRVPAIVLMDVAGFRHFVVLKQVMGDTVEIGDPMLGNRSVPFDEFMEGWPSRAVFVVIGSDFDRNTVLLDPPSRPSAKALYARQGPLTDAELLDFGFTHADLF
- a CDS encoding transporter gives rise to the protein MRSGGNNQDQGRSQGAARPAVRAAPLTFALAAALACTAAPAIAQDARPAGEEPGGQGQAAAGEASASERAEMARMMQELAALKAAYSQEVRRLRELDMQMQALQARISGRAPAAPQPQQAAPQSAPAPAPAAQAPPAATAQAPAQAPPPDAGYASSAEDAERAREEEARSVSDVRQQQQALFNQRLVIDNGISYNRYDRKQLTLNGFLALDAIFLGNIAIENVESDTFTYNLALRWGVSPRLTLNLDVPWIWRRTVYQKGGAGGAAAVIAQSHTSGSGLGDVTASANYRLFTESSFLPEAVLTLGVTAPTGREPYGIPWRVLERDEDDFIRFAVPEEQPTGNGVWQASASLSAVKATEPAILFGNVGYTRSFAASFDDLDNNPATVNPGRVQLGQAFTLGAGVAFAFNERTSLSIAYNNRFNARARTRYDDGGEWTKLIGSDGNAATLSLGVTHALSPSATFVGMLGIGLTPDAPDFSLNFKVPYTL
- a CDS encoding sigma-54 dependent transcriptional regulator — translated: MDSSHHDARRCVIWFGNPSPHEKKMLAAAGWELRVVDPRRSAKVGMRAGDKVVALLDLRGLGAGDVESLGQVVIDHAGLPMIALTPDSDIDQPGLHPVLQACGERVVCPFNPQQLAQALSSFDRRAPGADDDGGMVGRSGPMLDVRATLHRYAGVDLPVLITGETGTGKELAARALHELSDRRRGPFVAVNCGALPAGLIQAELFGHERGAFTGAASRRIGLFETANTGTIFLDEIGDLPTDAQANLLRVLQEGTLERLGNSQSLRVDVRVLAATHVDLEQAVERGRFRRDLYFRLDVLHLHLPPLRARGADVELLARRFLAEFRRQHLVTARGFDAGARRALRDYPWPGNVRELLNRVRRAAVIARQPLITAADLQLGVEAGESDECLDKARTQAEREAVLATLRETGFNISASARRLRVSRPTIYRLCRKHRLSLPDLR
- a CDS encoding PA0069 family radical SAM protein; this encodes MRIRNKPHGPATEAVRGRGSASFVDGRFQKQQVRLEDDGWDSLHALAEEQAPRLETVVTAEQARTVVSRNQSPDIRFDQSVNPYRGCEHGCVYCFARPSHAYLDLSPGLDFETRLFAKTNAAERLRAELAKPSYRCSPIALGINTDGYQPIERDWGVTRQLLEVLAECRHPCSIVTKGALVTRDLDLLAPMAEQGLVSVYLSITTLDNRLSARMEPRAAAPHTRLATVHKLTEAGVPVGVLVAPVVPAITDSELEAILEAAREHGALSASYVLLRLPHELKEIWREWLQLHYPDRAAHVMSLVRQMRGGRDYDSAFGTRMRGQGPFADLIAARFARARRRLGFGPMPALDCSRFTPPRPDSPQGELF
- a CDS encoding ATP-binding protein translates to MSDSAPPTTPAGEGLAEVERALQSLRLQQQVLATGISHDLRAPLRAISAYSAILADQHAQGLSEEGRGYVRRIREAAARMDRLIEGLLQLSHASRAQLARQQVDLSLLAEWSLAEAQDAHPAVAVEASVQPGLEAVGDERQLKQLFGHLLDNALRYARDGQVRIEISGAREGDVSRVSVRDSGHGFEMRYAARIFEPFHRLRATEDGGGDGLGLAIAHEIVQRHGGRLWVESEPGRGSTFHVELPAPPPREAAA
- a CDS encoding response regulator, encoding MNAGEILLVEDNPDDAELTRIAFAEASIPNPLVVVRDGAEALDYMFARGQWSHRDPAAQPALVLLDLNLPKLDGREVLQAIRGDARTRALPVVVLTTSVEPFDVEASYALGVNSYIRKPVDFEQFVSAVRQVVQYWLVLNQPRSA
- a CDS encoding 2OG-Fe(II) oxygenase; protein product: MPAADIDDFIHVVPGALDAQACASIVARMRESRELQPGRVGGGVFPELKHSRDLSLAGNAAWADVEQALNVAVYAGMLAYLRRWPQALVAPLMLQQPGPDGQLRRLEAEDFSSMDDARLGELARTCLRPGAINLQWYRDGEGGYPYWHCELYPRDPQCETLHRHLLWTVYLNDGFEEGETEFLFQRRKVAPRTGDLLIAPTAFTHTHRGNRPRGGDKFIATSWILFQRAERLFGSPTPNAAG